A region of Epinephelus moara isolate mb chromosome 15, YSFRI_EMoa_1.0, whole genome shotgun sequence DNA encodes the following proteins:
- the si:dkey-1h24.6 gene encoding T-cell-specific surface glycoprotein CD28, which translates to MRACWVFMILLGCRFSHATESQSVCKDQLKIACVAPGHNVSVPCPKLTTQDVTFYLLKEEEVIYELACMRNNATSNCEQSNTGVGVELQENTENKSASFTLTGVNASSYGIYRCEVHIMFPPPLRKVPSTLSILVRVKGHQCTVNKTCNIKPDIKDAQKDGFLWIWILGIVVLGVYGIIVTIVAIIIWAKWRQSDSQCDYMNTKPKATRDRKKKRGVQIPIPRHF; encoded by the exons ATGAGAGCTTGCTGGGTGTTCATGATCCTCCTGGGGTGCAGGTTCTCCCATGCCACCGAGTCTCAGAGCGTCTGCAAAG ACCAGCTGAAAATTGCCTGCGTAGCCCCCGGACACAACGTGTCAGTGCCCTGTCCGAAGCTGACCACCCAAGACGTGACGTTTTACCTCCTCAAGGAAGAAGAGGTGATTTACGAGCTTGCGTGCATGCGTAACAACGCGACATCAAACTGTGAGCAGTCAAACACCGGGGTGGGTGTGGAGCTGCAGgagaacacagaaaacaaatcagCCAGTTTCACGCTCACGGGCGTGAACGCCAGTAGCTATGGTATTTACAGATGTGAGGTTCACATCATGTTCCCGCCTCCCCTCAGAAAAGTGCCCAGTACTTTGAGCATCCTGGTACGTGTAAAAG GACACCAGTGCACAGTCAATAAAACCTGCAATATAAAGCCTGACATAAAAGATGCTCAAAAAGATGGATTCCTCTGGATCTGGATTCTGGGGATTGTAGTTCTTGGTGTCTATGGAATAATTGTCACCATCGTCGCCATCATCATCTGG GCCAAGTGGCGGCAGTCAGATTCCCAGTGTGACTACATGAACACCAAACCCAAGGCCACCAGGGACCGCAAGAAGAAAAGGGGGGTTCAAATCCCTATACCGCGACACTTCTGA